A genome region from Magnolia sinica isolate HGM2019 chromosome 8, MsV1, whole genome shotgun sequence includes the following:
- the LOC131252690 gene encoding 7-deoxyloganetic acid glucosyltransferase-like, with product MEQPHQKKVPHVLIFPLPAQGHINSMLKLAQLLCLAEFHVTFLNSHHNHDRLLKCTDLGSEVAHWPGFRFATISDGLPPEHPRSADFLIDCIDSLKANTKPLFREMLISYCRSDDPITCIIADGIMTFTIDVADELAIPIIAFRTISACSFWSYFCIPKLIQAGELPFKDDADMEHAITCVPGMENVLRRCDLPSFCRAKQLTDPFLQIVQSETLNSVRASALILNTFEDLEGPTLSQIRAHFPTTYTIGPLHSLLKTRLTDSTESTHKDSSSSSLWKEDRTCITWLDSQPSDSVLYVSFGSFAVVTRFELLEFWHGLVNSQTRFLWVIRPDLVNGKGDMGHIPSELLEATNERGCLVEWAPQQEVLTHHAVGGFLTHSGWNSTLESVFAGVPMICWPFFADQQINSRFVGHVWRVGLDMKDRCDRRTVEMLVREMMYENVELRKRAAKMADLAKKCVSRGGSSYMNMERLIEDIRGMSL from the exons ATGGAGCAACCACACCAAAAGAAGGTCCCTCATGTATTGATATTCCCCCTCCCTGCCCAAGGTCACATAAACTCCATGCTCAAGTTAGCACAGCTCCTGTGTCTAGCTGAATTCCATGTCACCTTCCTCAACTCTCATCACAATCACGACCGTCTACTCAAATGTACGGATCTCGGGTCCGAGGTGGCCCACTGGCCTGGGTTCCGGTTCGCGACAATATCCGATGGGCTCCCACCGGAACACCCACGGTCCGCTGACTTCTTGATAGACTGCATCGACTCGCTTAAGGCCAACACAAAGCCGTTGTTTAGAGAGATGCTGATATCTTATTGTCGATCAGACGATCCAATTACTTGTATTATTGCTGATGGGATCATGACATTCACGATCGACGTCGCTGATGAACTTGCGATTCCGATCATCGCGTTTCGTACCATCAGTGCTTGCAGCTTCTGGTCTTATTTTTGTATACCTAAACTGATACAAGCGGGCGAGCTTCCATTCAAAG ACGATGCTGACATGGAACACGCGATCACGTGCGTGCCGGGAATGGAAAACGTCCTCCGACGCTGCGACCTACCGAGTTTCTGCCGAGCCAAGCAACTCACCGATCCGTTTCTCCAAATCGTCCAGTCCGAAACACTCAACTCGGTTCGCGCTTCGGCCCTCATCCTTAACACCTTCGAAGACCTCGAGGGCCCCACCCTCTCTCAAATCCGGGCCCACTTCCCCACCACATACACAATCGGGCCCCTCCACTCCCTCCTCAAAACCCGACTCACCGATTCAACTGAGTCAACCCACAAAGATTCCTCCTCCTCCAGCCTCTGGAAAGAAGACAGAACCTGCATAACGTGGCTCGACTCACAACCATCCGACTCAGTCCTTTACGTTAGCTTTGGCAGTTTTGCAGTGGTGACTCGGTTCGAGTTGCTAGAGTTCTGGCACGGTCTGGTCAACAGCCAGACCCGATTCCTGTGGGTCATACGTCCGGATCTGGTTAACGGAAAAGGAGACATGGGTCACATCCCAAGCGAGTTACTGGAAGCGACCAATGAGAGGGGATGCCTTgttgagtgggccccacagcaggaGGTTCTGACCCACCACGCTGTTGGCGGGTTTCTGACTCACAGCGGGTGGAACTCGACGCTGGAGAGCGTGTTTGCAGGTGTGCCGATGATATGCTGGCCCTTCTTTGCGGATCAGCAGATAAATAGCCGGTTCGTCGGGCATGTATGGAGGGTTGGTTTGGACATGAAGGATAGGTGCGATAGACGGACGGTTGAGATGTTGGTGAGAGAGATGATGTATGAAAATGTGGAGCTGAGGAAAAGAGCGGCTAAGATGGCGGATTTGGCGAAAAAGTGTGTTAGTCGTGGTGGGTCATCTTATATGAATATGGAGAGATTGATTGAGGACATTAGAGGTATGAGCTTATAA
- the LOC131252696 gene encoding UDP-glycosyltransferase 76B1-like — MPDFSKTDPDTFERLGANVLNAMMSAFGYIVNTFDGLESTALKKVREDHHPIPLFAMGPLYKFSQGASNSLLTLDYSCMAWLEKKAPKSVIYISFGSLASIDKTDVVEIAWGLANSDRPFLWVVRPGSIRGHDWVELPEGFEEKTWERGQIVKWAPQQEVLTHPSVGGFWTHNGWNSTLESICEGVPMLCSPYLWDQKVNARYASHVWRVGIQLENGFERGEIEWAIGRLMVGTEREEMRERVGALKENAMCCMAMGGSSYESLESLIDLIMSF; from the coding sequence ATGCCGGACTTTAGCAAGACCGATCCTGATACGTTTGAGCGCTTGGGGGCTAATGTTCTCAATGCAATGATGTCCGCTTTCGGTTACATCGTGAATACATTTGATGGTCTTGAATCGACAGCATTGAAAAAAGTTAGAGAAGATCATCATCCCATTCCACTCTttgccatgggcccactgtacaAATTCTCGCAGGGAGCATCAAACAGCTTACTAACACTAGACTACAGCTGCATGGCTTGGCTAGAAAAAAAGGCGCCAAAGTCTGTCATTTACATCAGCTTTGGTAGCTTAGCTTCCATTGATAAAACAGACGTGGTGGAGATAGCTTGGGGGCTAGCCAATAGTGACCGGCCCTTCTTGTGGGTGGTCCGGCCTGGCTCCATCCGTGGCCATGATTGGGTCGAACTGCCAGAAGGGTTTGAAGAGAAGACGTGGGAGAGGGGCCAGAtagttaagtgggccccacaacaagaaGTGCTGACCCACCCATCAGTGGGAGGATTTTGGACACACAATGGTTGGAATTCTACTTTGGAGAGCATATGTGAAGGGGTCCCCATGTTATGTTCTCCTTATTTATGGGACCAAAAGGTGAATGCTAGGTATGCGAGCCATGTTTGGAGGGTGGGAATTCaacttgagaatgggttcgagagAGGTGAGATAgagtgggccataggaagattgatggtggggactgaaagagaggagatgagagagagggtagGTGCTCTAAAGGAAAATGCAATGTGTTGTATGGCGATGGGAGGTTCTTCATATGAGTCATTAGAGAGTTTGATTGATCTTATTATGTCATTTTAA
- the LOC131252695 gene encoding UDP-glycosyltransferase 76B1-like — MEESTDLQIQEKKIHHLVILPLPFQGHINPMLQLGTILHSKGFSITVIHTHSNSPNPSNFPNFNFEPIPDGLTDRQLWTEDPLTLVSILNDTCQAPFHDRLSRLLSDSRHGPVTCIITDELFHFTKSVADQLKLPRILLGTSSATCSATMSSLDFLQQNGLLSITDCQPETLIPEIPPMRIKDIPDFSTTDPDTFERLWTNMLNATMSPLGYIMNTFDGLESTALKKVREDRHPIPLIAMGPLHKFSRGTSNSLLTQDYSCMAWLDKQAPQSVIYISFGSLASIDKTDVVEIAWGLANSDQPFLWVLRPGSISGHDWVEPLEGFEEKTQERGRIIKWAPQQEVLAHPSVGGFWTHNGWNSTLESICEGVPMLCSPYLWDQKVNARYVSHVWRVGIQLENGFERGEIEWAIRRLMVEIEGEEMRERVRDLKENAMHCIEKGGSSYESLESLVDLIMSL; from the exons ATGGAAGAATCGACAGACCTGCAAATCCAAGAAAAGAAAATCCATCATTTGGTTATTTTGCCACTCCCATTTCAAGGACACATCAATCCCATGCTTCAACTGGGCACTATCTTACACTCCAAAGGATTCTCAATCACGGTAATTCACACTCACTCCAACTCTCCTAATCCATCCAACTTCCCCAACTTCAACTTCGAGCCCATTCCCGACGGCTTAACAGACCGTCAGCTTTGGACTGAGGACCCCTTAACCCTTGTGTCCATCCTCAACGACACATGTCAAGCACCATTCCATGATCGTTTGTCCCGATTGCTATCGGACAGCCGGCATGGCCCGGTTACATGCATCATCACCGATGAGCTTTTTCACTTCACTAAATCCGTTGCCGATCAGTTGAAGCTCCCAAGAATTTTGTTAGGCACCAGTAGTGCCACGTGTTCTGCCACCATGTCGTCTTTGGACTTTCTACAACAAAATGGACTTCTTTCCATCACAG ATTGTCAGCCAGAAACACTTATTCCTGAGATTCCGCCGATGAGGATCAAGGACATTCCGGACTTCAGCACGACGGATCCTGATACGTTTGAGCGCTTGTGGACCAATATGCTCAATGCAACAATGTCCCCTTTGGGTTACATCATGAACACATTCGATGGTCTTGAATCAACTGCACTGAAAAAAGTTAGAGAAGATCGTCATCCCATTCCACTAATTGCCATGGGCCCACTCCACAAATTCTCGCGGGGAACATCAAACAGCTTACTAACACAAGACTACAGCTGCATGGCTTGGCTAGATAAGCAGGCGCCACAGTCCGTCATTTACATCAGCTTTGGGAGCTTAGCTTCCATTGATAAAACAGACGTGGTGGAGATTGCTTGGGGTCTAGCCAATAGTGACCAGCCGTTCTTGTGGGTTCTCCGGCCTGGCTCCATCAGTGGCCATGATTGGGTCGAACCGCTGGAAGGGTTTGAAGAGAAGACACAGGAGAGAGGGCGGataattaagtgggccccacaacaagaaGTTCTGGCCCACCCATCAGTGGGAGGATTTTGGACACACAATGGTTGGAATTCTACGTTGGAGAGCATATGTGAAGGTGTCCCCATGTTATGTTCTCCTTATTTATGGGACCAAAAGGTGAATGCTAGGTATGTGAGCCATGTTTGGAGGGTGGGAATACAACTTGAGAACGGGTTCGAGAGAGGTGAGATAGAGTGGGCCATAAGAAGATTGATGGTGGAGATTGAAGgagaggagatgagagagagagtacGTGATCTAAAGGAAAATGCAATGCATTGTATAGAGAAAGGAGGTTCTTCATATGAGTCATTAGAGAGTTTGGTTGATCTTATCATGTCATTGTAA